ATGAAGAAGGTGCCGCGCGCCGAGATCGCCAAGCGCGTCGATGAGGCGCTCGACATGGTGCGACTGGGCGGGTTCGGGGCGCGCCGGCCGCGCCAGCTTTCGGGCGGGCAGCAGCAGCGTGTCGCGCTGGCGCGTGCGCTGGTCAACCGCCCCGATGTGCTGCTGCTCGATGAGCCGCTCGGCGCGCTCGACCTGAAGCTGCGCAAAGAGATGCAGCTCGAGCTGAAGGGCCTGCAAGAGCGCGTTGGCATCACGTTCATCTTTGTGACGCACGACCAGGAAGAGGCGCTGACGATGAGCGACCGGATCGCGGTGATGAGCGCGGGCAAGGTGCTGCAGTTCGGCACGCCGACCGAGATCTACGAGCGGCCGAACTGCCGGTTCGTGGCCGATTTTATTGGCGAGTCGAACTTCGTGCGTGGGCGCGTGGCCGCGATCGACGCGGGGGCGGTGACGGTGAGCGAGAGCAGCGGGCTGACGCTGCGCGGCCAGCTGGTGCAGCCGGTGCAGCTCGGCGACGAAGTGTATGTATCGGTGCGGCCCGAGAAGGCGCGCCTATCGGTGCAGCAGCCCACCGGCACGCCCGCGAACATCTTCCCGGTCACAGTCGATCGGGTCTCGTACATCGGCAGCGATACGCGGATCATGGTGCATCTGGGCCAGGATCGGCTGTTCAATATCTGGGAACAGAACACGCGCTCGACCGTCGATCGCGATGCGTACTGGCAGCGCGGCGAGCAGGGCTACCTGTGGTGGCCGGTTGAGAATGCGCTGGTGCTGAAAGACTAGCACGCCGCATCTGTTGGGTCGATCTTAGCCCGATCGCAGCACTGAAAGGGAGCGCACCGTGACGACTGACACCGCGACGGCCGCCGAGGCGCGACATAACGCGTTCGCCGAGCAGATCAATCGCAGCGAGCGTAGGCGCCTGCTTGGCCTGCTATTTCCAGGCCTGTTCTGGCTGGTGGCGTTCTTCGCGCTGCCGCTGGTCGTGATCCTGCTGTATAGCTTCCTCACGCCTGGCCCCACCGGCAATGTATTGTGGATCTTCACGCTCGATAACTACACCACGCTGTTCACGAAAGAGCTGTATGTCAATGCCTATGTGCGCTCGCTCTGGATCGGCATTGTGACCACCGTGATCTGCCTGGCGATCGGCTACCCACTGGCGCTCTACATTGTGCAGCGGCCGCCGCGCTGGCGTAATCTGCTGCTGTTCCTGGTGCTGATCCCATTCTGGACGAACTTCCTGGTGCGCACCTATGCCTGGATGATCATCCTGGCGAATAACGGCGTGCTCAACTCGCTGCTCCAGGCGGTTGGCCTGCCGCGCCAGACCATGCTGAACACCACCGGCGCGGTGCTGGTGGGCCTGATCTACGGCGAGCTGCCGTTCATGGTGCTGCCGATCTACGCCTCGATCGATCGCTTCGACTTCACGCTGCTCGAGGCTGCTTCGGATCTGGGGGCCGATCGGCGGCGCGCATTCTTGCGCGTGATGCTGCCGCTGACTATGCCCGGCGTAGCGGCCGGGTCGGTGCTGGTGTTCATCCCAACCGTCGGCCAGTTTGTGGTTTCCGACCTGCTTGGTGGCGCGAAGGTCGATATGCTTGGCAACCTGCTGCAGCGCCTGTTCACACGCTCGAACCCGCCGAACTGGCCGCTGGGATCGGCGATGGCGCTGATCTTCATGCTGGTGCTGACCGTCGCGATTATCTTCTACTTTCGCACAACGACAGAGGAAGACCGATGATCGAAGCTACCTCGCAATCACAGGTGCAACCAGCTGCGGCCACGCGGGCCGGGCGCCGTGCCAACTGGCGTACCCTGCTGCTCGGCATTCACTCGACGCTGATGTACGTGTTTCTGTATGCGCCGATCGTCGTGCTGGTGCTGTTCTCGTTCACCACCGACAGCTTTGGCGCGCGGCTGACCGGCTTCACCTTCTCGTGGTACACCCGGCTGCTGCAAGACGAGCGGCTGATCGGCGCGGCCTGGAACACGCTGAAGGTCGCGCTGGCCTCGACCGTGCTATCGACGATCATCGGCACGCTGACGGCGCTGGCCATGGAGCGCTACCGCTTCCGCGGGCGCACCGCCACCGACGCGCTGTTGTACCTGCCAATCGTCATCCCCGAGATCGTGATGGCGCTGGCGCTGCTGGCATTCTTTGCCTTCACGTTCGGCATTATCGAGAGCCTGACCGGCCTGCAGCTCAAGATGAGCCTGACGACGGTGATCATCTCGCATATCGCGTTCAGCATCTCGTTCGTGGTGGTGGTGGTGCGTGCCAGCCTGAAGGGCTTCGACCGGCGGCTCGAAGAGGCCGCGCGCGACCTGGGCGCCGACGAGTGGCAGACGTTCTGGCGCATCACCTTTCCGCTGATCCTGCCGGGCATTATCGGCGGCGCGCTGCTGGCCTTCACGATCTCGCTCGATGATTTCATCATCAGCTTCTTCACCACCGGCCCCGGCACTTCACTGCTGCCGATCGAGGTGTACGCGCAGGTCAAACGCGCCGTCACACCCAAGATCAATGCGATCTCGACGGTGATGCTGGTGATCTCGATGTCGCTGGTTGCGCTCTCGCAGTTTGTGCAGCGCCAACGGCGGTGATAGGGCGGGGAGGCGCGGGCACAGGCGAGCAGCGTGGTTGCGCGCTTGCCCTATGTGGCGCCGCCTCCGCGCTTTTTTTGCAGAAGGCTTAGGCAAAGGAGGTCTCGATGAACCGTCTCAGGATTATGATGGCGCTACTGCTGGTGGTGCTGGCGCTGGCCGCATGCGGCGGCGGCGCAGCGCCGGGTGGTGCAAGCAGCACCCAGCCGACAGATGCCCCAGCGCCGGCCGCGCCGGCCGCCCAGCCGACTGCGGCGAGTGCGCCAGCGGCGGCCAGCGAGCTGCAGGTAGACAAAGCCAAGCTCTCGAAGGAGCTGCACATCTATAACTGGGCCGACTACCTGGATCCAGCGGTGCTGAAGGACTTCGAGCAAACCTATGGCGTCAAGGTCTCGATGGAGGTCTACGACAACAACGAAGACATGATCGCCAAGATTCGCCCTGGCAATTCGGGCTACGACGTAGTGTTCCCATCCGACTACGCAGTCGAGATCATGTGGCGCGAGAAGCTGCTGGCGCCGCTTGATAAAGCGTTGCTGCCGAACCTGGTGCATGTGCGCAAATCGAACCTCGACCTATACTACGACCCTGGTAACCTGTACTCGATGCCATATAATTATGGCACGACCGGCCTGGCCTACGATAAGAGCAAATTCACCACGCCGGTCGATAGCTGGGCAAGCGTGTTCGACCCGCAACAGCTCGAGCAGAACAAGGGCTATATCAGCATGCTCGACGACGAGCGCGAGGTGCCGGGGGCGGCGCTGCACTTCCTGGGCAAGTCGATGAACGACACCGAGGCGGCCAACCTGAAGCAGGCCGAGGATCTGCTGAAGGCGCAGAAGCCGTTCATCTCGGGCTACGATAGCAGCAATGTCAGCCGGCGGCTGGCCAGCGGCGAGATCGTGCTCGGCCAGATCTACAACAATGTCGCGCTGCAGGCCCGCCTGGGCATCGAAGGCGACTACTCGGGCAACCCGAATATTACCTTCGTGATCCCCAAAGAAGGCGGCACGGTCTGGCAAGACAATATGGCGATCGTGGCTTCCTCGCCGAATATCTACACCGCCCACGTGTTCATCAACTACCTGATGACGCCCGAGGTGGCCGCGAAAAACACAATGTTCAACCTGGGCGTCACGCCGAATGCCGACGCCGAGAAGCTGCTGACTCCGCAGATTCAGGATCTGTACAAGCAGGGCTTCGCGCCCGATGACGCGACGCTCAAGCGGCTTGAGTGGATTGTGCGCAACGACAAGACGGTTGCATTCACCGATCTATGGACGGCGGTGAAGGGCGAGTAGCCTCGGCGACATCCGGCGCAGCCCCAACCGACGGAGCAGCATGGTGCTGCTCCGTCGTGCTGTGATACCAAATCCGGTTAATCGCTTGGTTTATGGTGGGGGTTCGGGGGCGGCAAAGCCGCCCCCGAAATGCTCTTTTGTACAAAACGAACGTAATCAAACGGAGTTGGTATGATTGGAGGATACTGGCTCAACGAGGACGACCATGGCCTTTTACTTTCGGCCGCTCGGCTGGGGCGAGGCGCTGGCAGTAGGCCGCTGGCGCTACCCGGCGCCCTACGAAATCTACGATCTGAGCGGCAGATCGCTACTGATCAACGTAGCGCTGCACCACGTGCTGGCGCCACTCGGGCGCATGGGATTCTACGGGGTACACACCGAGGCCGATCGGCTGCTGGGCGTGTTCTCGTTTCGCCGGCAGCAGCGTATGCTCGAGCTGGGGCTGGGGTTGCGGCCCGACCTGACCGGCCAGCGGCTGGGGCTGGCTTTTGTGCAGGCCGGCATGGCCTTTGGCCTGGCGCACTATCGGGCCGAGTACTTCCGGCTGGATGTTGCGCTGTTCAACCTGCGCGCCATTCAGGTGTATCAACGCGCCGGCTTCCGGCCGGGCCGCCACTTCACGCGCTATACCCGGCAGGGCCTGCATGAATTCATGGAGATGACTCGTCCGGCGATCGATCCCACAGCCGGGCAATCACGGTGATCTTGGCGCCCTGGCGCACGACGTTGAATTCGAGCCAGCCCTGGCTCAGGTTGGTGATCTTGAGATCATGCTCGCCCGGCCCGCCGCCAACCGCCCAGATCGAGACTGAGTCGCGGGTGGGTACGCCGCTCAGGTGGATGCCGTTGGAGCGCACGTGGTTAACGAAGCGGAAGGCCCTGGCCGGCAAGAGCGGGCGGGCCGCCATCACGAAGCGGCTGGCGAGGTCGCACAGGCCACCGCCCTGGATGCTGGTCGGCGCAGCAACCGGCGCATCGGGCTGGTCGGCCGGTGGCTCGGTGGGCTTGAGCGTGATGTATGTCCAGGGCAGGCGCTGCGGGCGTGGGCCGAGTAGCGCATTGAACGAGAACACCGCGCCGGGCGCGATGATGCG
The sequence above is drawn from the Candidatus Kouleothrix ribensis genome and encodes:
- a CDS encoding ABC transporter permease, encoding MTTDTATAAEARHNAFAEQINRSERRRLLGLLFPGLFWLVAFFALPLVVILLYSFLTPGPTGNVLWIFTLDNYTTLFTKELYVNAYVRSLWIGIVTTVICLAIGYPLALYIVQRPPRWRNLLLFLVLIPFWTNFLVRTYAWMIILANNGVLNSLLQAVGLPRQTMLNTTGAVLVGLIYGELPFMVLPIYASIDRFDFTLLEAASDLGADRRRAFLRVMLPLTMPGVAAGSVLVFIPTVGQFVVSDLLGGAKVDMLGNLLQRLFTRSNPPNWPLGSAMALIFMLVLTVAIIFYFRTTTEEDR
- a CDS encoding ABC transporter ATP-binding protein — protein: MLVKDGYAIEMRDVVKRFGEVNAVDHVSMEIRDGEFFSMLGPSGCGKTTSLRMIAGFEYPTSGDIFLNGVPIGNTPPFRRNVNTVFQSYALFPHMSVAENVAFGLEMKKVPRAEIAKRVDEALDMVRLGGFGARRPRQLSGGQQQRVALARALVNRPDVLLLDEPLGALDLKLRKEMQLELKGLQERVGITFIFVTHDQEEALTMSDRIAVMSAGKVLQFGTPTEIYERPNCRFVADFIGESNFVRGRVAAIDAGAVTVSESSGLTLRGQLVQPVQLGDEVYVSVRPEKARLSVQQPTGTPANIFPVTVDRVSYIGSDTRIMVHLGQDRLFNIWEQNTRSTVDRDAYWQRGEQGYLWWPVENALVLKD
- a CDS encoding GNAT family N-acetyltransferase gives rise to the protein MAFYFRPLGWGEALAVGRWRYPAPYEIYDLSGRSLLINVALHHVLAPLGRMGFYGVHTEADRLLGVFSFRRQQRMLELGLGLRPDLTGQRLGLAFVQAGMAFGLAHYRAEYFRLDVALFNLRAIQVYQRAGFRPGRHFTRYTRQGLHEFMEMTRPAIDPTAGQSR
- a CDS encoding ABC transporter permease, which codes for MIEATSQSQVQPAAATRAGRRANWRTLLLGIHSTLMYVFLYAPIVVLVLFSFTTDSFGARLTGFTFSWYTRLLQDERLIGAAWNTLKVALASTVLSTIIGTLTALAMERYRFRGRTATDALLYLPIVIPEIVMALALLAFFAFTFGIIESLTGLQLKMSLTTVIISHIAFSISFVVVVVRASLKGFDRRLEEAARDLGADEWQTFWRITFPLILPGIIGGALLAFTISLDDFIISFFTTGPGTSLLPIEVYAQVKRAVTPKINAISTVMLVISMSLVALSQFVQRQRR
- a CDS encoding spermidine/putrescine ABC transporter substrate-binding protein, whose product is MNRLRIMMALLLVVLALAACGGGAAPGGASSTQPTDAPAPAAPAAQPTAASAPAAASELQVDKAKLSKELHIYNWADYLDPAVLKDFEQTYGVKVSMEVYDNNEDMIAKIRPGNSGYDVVFPSDYAVEIMWREKLLAPLDKALLPNLVHVRKSNLDLYYDPGNLYSMPYNYGTTGLAYDKSKFTTPVDSWASVFDPQQLEQNKGYISMLDDEREVPGAALHFLGKSMNDTEAANLKQAEDLLKAQKPFISGYDSSNVSRRLASGEIVLGQIYNNVALQARLGIEGDYSGNPNITFVIPKEGGTVWQDNMAIVASSPNIYTAHVFINYLMTPEVAAKNTMFNLGVTPNADAEKLLTPQIQDLYKQGFAPDDATLKRLEWIVRNDKTVAFTDLWTAVKGE